In Pseudomonas putida, a genomic segment contains:
- the ngg gene encoding N-acetylglutaminylglutamine synthetase, which translates to MKAHEIAYGQRLLRGQAPSYERLQARLAGDGSEPHDQPRALHCGWGRLLIGHTYPDPATLAEELLAEQPGERDIALYVAAPQQLLAQAPQQLFLDPSDTLRLWFTDYRPAQRVFRGFRVRRAHTAADWQAINTLYQARGMLPVDPKLLTPRHLGGPVYWLAEDEDSGAVIGSVMGLNHSKAFDDPEHGSSLWCLAVDPQCTRPGVGEVLVRHLIEHFMSRGLAYLDLSVLHDNRQAKRLYEKLGFRNLPTFAVKRKNGINQQLFLGPGPEAELNPYARIIVDEALRRGIEVQVDDAVGGLFTLSLGGRRIRCRESLSDLTSAVTMTLCQDKRLTRQTLHNAGLQVPAQQLAGNADDNLAFLDEHGSIVVKPVDGEQGQGVAVGLASIEEVIQAVAHARQFDSRVLLESFHAGSDLRIVVIGFEVVAAAIRHPAQVVGDGKHSIGELIEAQSRRRQAATGGESRIPVDDETERTLRAAGLGYDDVLEPGRRLAVRRTANLHTGGTLEDVTERLHPVLADAAVRAARALEIPVVGLDFMVRDAEQPEYVIIEANERAGLANHEPQPTAERFVDLLFPHSRALA; encoded by the coding sequence ATGAAAGCCCACGAAATCGCTTATGGTCAGCGCCTGTTGCGCGGCCAGGCGCCGTCCTACGAGCGCCTGCAGGCACGCCTGGCCGGCGATGGCAGCGAGCCGCACGACCAGCCGCGCGCGCTGCACTGCGGCTGGGGGCGGCTGCTGATCGGCCATACCTATCCGGATCCTGCGACCCTGGCCGAGGAGCTGCTGGCCGAACAGCCGGGTGAGCGTGACATCGCCCTGTACGTCGCCGCGCCTCAGCAATTGCTGGCCCAGGCGCCGCAGCAACTGTTCCTCGATCCCTCCGACACCCTGCGCCTGTGGTTCACCGACTACCGCCCGGCGCAGCGGGTGTTCCGTGGTTTTCGCGTGCGTCGGGCGCACACTGCGGCGGACTGGCAGGCGATCAACACGCTGTACCAGGCCCGTGGCATGCTGCCGGTCGACCCCAAGCTGCTGACCCCACGCCACCTCGGTGGCCCGGTGTACTGGCTGGCCGAAGACGAGGACAGCGGCGCGGTCATCGGCAGCGTGATGGGCCTGAACCACAGCAAGGCCTTCGACGACCCCGAGCATGGCAGCAGCCTCTGGTGCCTGGCGGTGGACCCGCAGTGCACCCGCCCGGGGGTTGGCGAAGTGCTGGTACGCCACCTGATCGAGCATTTCATGAGCCGCGGCCTGGCCTACCTCGACCTGTCGGTGCTGCACGACAACCGGCAGGCCAAGCGGCTGTATGAAAAGCTGGGGTTTCGCAACCTGCCGACCTTCGCCGTCAAGCGCAAGAACGGCATCAACCAACAGCTGTTTCTCGGGCCTGGCCCGGAGGCGGAGCTCAATCCCTACGCCCGGATCATCGTCGACGAGGCCTTGCGCCGTGGCATCGAGGTGCAAGTGGACGACGCCGTGGGCGGCCTGTTCACCTTGAGTCTGGGCGGGAGGCGGATCCGTTGCCGCGAGTCGCTGAGCGACCTCACCAGCGCCGTGACCATGACCCTGTGCCAGGACAAGCGCCTGACCCGCCAGACCTTGCACAACGCCGGCCTGCAGGTGCCGGCGCAGCAGCTGGCAGGCAATGCCGACGACAACCTGGCGTTTCTCGACGAGCACGGCTCGATCGTGGTCAAGCCGGTGGATGGCGAACAAGGCCAGGGGGTGGCGGTGGGCCTGGCGTCCATCGAAGAGGTCATCCAGGCCGTGGCGCATGCGCGGCAGTTCGACAGCCGCGTGTTGCTCGAAAGCTTCCATGCCGGCAGCGACCTGCGCATCGTGGTGATCGGCTTCGAGGTGGTGGCGGCGGCCATTCGTCATCCAGCCCAGGTGGTCGGTGATGGCAAGCACAGCATCGGCGAGCTGATCGAGGCGCAGAGCCGTCGTCGCCAGGCCGCCACCGGTGGCGAAAGCCGCATTCCAGTGGATGACGAAACCGAGCGCACCCTGCGCGCGGCGGGGCTGGGTTACGACGATGTACTGGAGCCTGGCCGGCGCCTGGCCGTGCGCCGTACCGCCAACCTGCACACCGGCGGCACCCTGGAGGACGTCACCGAACGCTTGCACCCGGTGCTGGCCGACGCCGCCGTTCGTGCGGCGCGCGCCCTGGAGATTCCGGTGGTGGGCCTGGACTTCATGGTGCGCGATGCCGAGCAACCTGAATACGTGATCATCGAAGCCAACGAACGGGCCGGGCTGGCCAACCATGAGCCACAGCCGACCGCCGAGCGCTTTGTCGACCTGCTGTTTCCCCATAGCCGGGCGTTGGCGTGA
- a CDS encoding N-acetylglutaminylglutamine amidotransferase, whose amino-acid sequence MCGLAGELRFTPIDQAPRPADLAAVERITHHLAPRGPDAWGFHSQGPIALGHRRLKIMDLSDGSAQPMVDNNLGLSLAFNGAIYNFPELRQELQDLGYTFWSDGDTEVLLKGYHAWGAALLPKLNGMFALAIWERDNQRLFLARDRLGVKPLYLSRNGERLRFASTLPALLKGGDIDPVLDPVALNHYLNFHAVVPAPRTLLANVQKLEPGTWMRIDRHGEVERQTWWQLQYGPNPDERDLDLEGWTTRVLDATRDAVAIRQRAAVDVGVLLSGGVDSSLLVGLLRDVGVDDLSTFSIGFEDAGGERGDEFQYSDLIAKHYGTRHHQLRIAEHEIIEQLPAAFRAMSEPMVSHDCIAFYLLSREVAKHCKGVQSGQGADELFAGYHWYPQVDGAADPYAAYRDAFFDRSHAEYRDTVQAPWLLETDAAGDFVREHFARPGAPEAVDKALRLDSTVMLVDDPVKRVDNMTMAWGLEARTPFLDYRLAELSARIPGRFKLPDGGKHVLKQAARRVIPHEVIDRKKGYFPVPGLKHLEGATLGWVRDLLTDPSQDRGIFNPAMIDRLLSNPQGQLTPLRGSKLWQLAALNLWLSEQGI is encoded by the coding sequence ATGTGCGGATTAGCAGGAGAGTTACGTTTCACCCCCATCGACCAAGCCCCACGCCCGGCCGACCTGGCCGCAGTGGAGCGCATAACCCATCACCTGGCACCTCGCGGCCCCGACGCCTGGGGCTTCCATAGCCAGGGCCCGATCGCCCTCGGCCATCGCCGGCTGAAGATCATGGACCTGTCCGACGGTTCGGCGCAGCCGATGGTCGACAACAACCTGGGCCTGTCGCTGGCGTTCAACGGCGCCATCTACAACTTCCCCGAACTGCGCCAGGAACTCCAGGACCTGGGCTACACCTTCTGGTCCGACGGCGACACCGAGGTGCTGCTCAAGGGTTACCACGCCTGGGGCGCGGCACTGCTGCCCAAGCTCAACGGGATGTTCGCCCTGGCCATCTGGGAACGCGACAACCAACGCCTGTTCCTGGCCCGCGACCGCCTCGGCGTCAAACCCCTGTACCTGTCGCGCAACGGCGAGCGCCTGCGTTTCGCCTCGACCCTGCCGGCACTGCTCAAGGGCGGCGATATCGACCCGGTGCTCGACCCCGTGGCGCTCAACCACTATCTGAACTTCCACGCCGTGGTCCCGGCGCCGCGCACCTTGCTGGCCAACGTGCAGAAACTCGAGCCCGGCACCTGGATGCGCATCGACCGCCACGGCGAAGTCGAACGCCAGACCTGGTGGCAGTTGCAGTACGGCCCCAATCCTGACGAACGTGATCTCGATCTCGAAGGCTGGACCACCCGTGTGCTCGACGCCACCCGCGATGCCGTGGCGATTCGCCAGCGCGCAGCGGTCGACGTCGGCGTGCTGCTGTCCGGTGGGGTCGATTCGAGCCTGCTGGTAGGCCTGCTGCGTGACGTGGGCGTCGACGACCTGTCGACCTTCTCGATCGGCTTCGAGGATGCCGGTGGCGAGCGCGGCGACGAGTTCCAGTACTCCGACCTGATCGCCAAGCACTACGGCACCCGCCACCACCAGTTGCGTATCGCCGAACACGAGATCATCGAGCAACTGCCCGCGGCCTTCCGCGCCATGAGCGAGCCGATGGTCAGCCACGATTGCATTGCCTTCTACCTGCTGTCGCGGGAAGTGGCCAAGCACTGCAAAGGCGTGCAGAGCGGCCAGGGCGCCGATGAGCTGTTCGCCGGCTACCACTGGTATCCGCAGGTCGATGGCGCCGCCGACCCCTACGCCGCTTATCGCGACGCGTTCTTCGACCGCAGCCATGCCGAGTACCGCGACACCGTACAAGCACCGTGGCTGCTGGAAACCGACGCCGCCGGCGACTTCGTCCGCGAGCACTTCGCCCGCCCCGGCGCGCCGGAAGCGGTGGACAAGGCGCTGCGCCTGGACAGCACGGTGATGCTGGTCGACGACCCGGTCAAGCGCGTCGACAACATGACCATGGCCTGGGGCCTCGAGGCGCGCACGCCGTTTCTCGACTACCGCCTCGCCGAACTCTCGGCACGCATCCCAGGGCGCTTCAAACTGCCCGATGGCGGCAAGCACGTGCTCAAGCAGGCGGCCCGTCGGGTGATTCCTCACGAGGTCATCGACCGCAAGAAGGGTTACTTCCCGGTCCCAGGCCTCAAGCACCTGGAGGGCGCGACCCTGGGCTGGGTACGCGACCTGCTGACCGACCCAAGCCAGGACCGTGGCATTTTCAACCCGGCGATGATCGACCGCCTGCTGAGCAATCCGCAGGGCCAGCTCACCCCGCTGCGCGGCTCCAAGCTGTGGCAGTTGGCGGCCCTGAACCTGTGGCTCAGCGAACAAGGAATCTGA
- the mnmC gene encoding bifunctional tRNA (5-methylaminomethyl-2-thiouridine)(34)-methyltransferase MnmD/FAD-dependent 5-carboxymethylaminomethyl-2-thiouridine(34) oxidoreductase MnmC encodes MSTLLQHAQIDWDDQGRPYSRQYDDVYFSKNEGTEETRHVFLDQTGLAERFANLAPHASLVIGETGFGTGMNFFCAWQLFAEQAPSEARLHFVSVEKYPLQADDLARAVRLWPELAAYSESLLAQYVAVHPGFQQFTFDQGRVTLTLLVGDVLEQLPQLDARIDVWFLDGFAPAKNPDMWTPELFAQLARLSRPGTALGTFTTTGWVRRGLIEAGFRMKKVPGLGKKWEVMSGEYIGQPHPAPAAPWYARPTLPEGPRQALVIGAGLAGSATAASLAARGWQVSVLERHDAPAREASGNPQGVLYLKLSAHGTALSQMILAGFGYTRRQLERLQQGRDWEACGVLQLAFDDKEAERQGKLAEAFDSQLLQVLARREAEAIAGVALPAGGLFYPEGGWVHPPALCQVQLQHPNIRVLLHQQVLELRKVDGLWQAWDGERVLASAPLVVLAGAAEVKRFEACAQLPLKRIRGQITRLPATPASRALRTVVCAEGYVAPPREDEHTLGASFDFHNEDLQPTVAEHQGNLALLEEISTDLAQRLGGTALDAGQLQGRAAFRCTSPDYLPIVGPLADPAAFAETYAVLGKDARQVPDVPCPWLHGLYVNSGHGSRGLITAPLSGELIAAWVSGEPLPLPRTVAEACHPNRFALRKLIRGK; translated from the coding sequence ATGTCCACCCTCCTCCAGCATGCCCAGATCGACTGGGACGACCAGGGCCGCCCCTATTCGCGGCAGTACGACGACGTCTATTTCTCGAAGAACGAAGGCACCGAGGAAACCCGCCATGTGTTCCTCGACCAGACTGGCCTGGCCGAACGCTTCGCCAACCTGGCTCCGCATGCCAGCCTGGTGATCGGCGAAACCGGCTTCGGCACCGGCATGAACTTCTTCTGCGCCTGGCAGTTGTTCGCCGAACAGGCGCCGAGCGAGGCCCGCCTGCACTTCGTCAGCGTAGAGAAGTACCCTCTGCAAGCCGATGACCTGGCCCGCGCCGTGCGCCTGTGGCCGGAGCTGGCCGCGTACAGCGAATCGTTGCTGGCGCAGTACGTGGCAGTGCATCCGGGTTTCCAGCAGTTCACCTTCGACCAGGGCCGGGTCACCCTGACCCTGCTGGTGGGCGATGTGCTGGAACAACTGCCGCAGCTCGACGCACGCATCGATGTGTGGTTCCTCGACGGTTTCGCCCCGGCCAAGAACCCCGACATGTGGACCCCCGAACTGTTCGCCCAACTGGCGCGGCTGTCGCGCCCGGGCACTGCGCTGGGCACCTTCACCACCACCGGCTGGGTCCGCCGAGGGCTGATCGAGGCCGGGTTCCGGATGAAGAAAGTGCCTGGGCTGGGCAAGAAGTGGGAGGTAATGAGCGGCGAATACATCGGCCAGCCCCACCCCGCCCCGGCCGCGCCCTGGTATGCCCGGCCAACGCTGCCCGAAGGCCCGCGCCAGGCATTGGTGATCGGTGCTGGCCTGGCCGGCAGCGCCACGGCCGCCAGCCTCGCCGCACGCGGCTGGCAGGTAAGCGTGCTGGAACGCCACGACGCCCCCGCCCGTGAGGCGTCGGGCAACCCGCAGGGCGTGCTGTACCTGAAGTTGTCGGCACACGGCACGGCCCTGTCGCAGATGATCCTGGCCGGTTTCGGCTACACCCGGCGCCAGCTCGAACGGCTGCAACAAGGCCGCGACTGGGAGGCCTGTGGGGTGCTGCAACTGGCCTTCGACGACAAGGAGGCCGAGCGCCAGGGCAAGCTGGCCGAAGCCTTCGACAGCCAATTGCTGCAGGTGCTGGCGCGTCGCGAAGCCGAGGCGATCGCCGGAGTGGCGCTGCCCGCTGGCGGCTTGTTCTACCCCGAGGGCGGCTGGGTGCACCCGCCCGCCCTGTGCCAGGTGCAGCTGCAGCACCCGAATATTCGCGTATTGCTGCACCAGCAGGTGCTGGAGCTACGCAAGGTCGACGGCCTGTGGCAGGCCTGGGACGGCGAGCGGGTGCTGGCGAGCGCACCGCTGGTGGTATTGGCTGGGGCCGCCGAGGTAAAGCGCTTCGAGGCCTGCGCGCAGTTGCCGCTCAAGCGCATTCGCGGGCAAATCACCCGCCTCCCGGCCACGCCGGCGAGCCGGGCACTGCGCACCGTGGTCTGCGCCGAGGGCTACGTGGCACCGCCACGCGAGGACGAACATACCCTGGGGGCCAGCTTCGACTTTCATAACGAAGACTTGCAACCGACCGTGGCCGAGCACCAAGGCAACCTGGCCCTGCTCGAGGAGATTTCCACCGACCTGGCCCAGCGCCTGGGCGGTACGGCCCTGGATGCCGGACAGTTGCAGGGACGCGCGGCGTTTCGCTGCACCAGCCCCGATTACCTGCCGATCGTCGGGCCGCTGGCAGACCCTGCAGCGTTCGCCGAAACCTATGCGGTGCTGGGCAAGGATGCGCGCCAAGTACCGGACGTGCCCTGCCCCTGGCTGCACGGGTTGTATGTGAACAGTGGGCATGGCTCGCGCGGGCTGATCACCGCGCCATTGAGCGGCGAGCTGATCGCGGCGTGGGTCAGTGGCGAGCCCTTGCCGCTGCCACGGACGGTGGCCGAGGCGTGTCACCCGAACCGCTTTGCATTGCGCAAGCTGATTCGCGGGAAGTGA
- the pap gene encoding polyphosphate:AMP phosphotransferase, translating to MFESAEIGHSIDKETFEAEVPALREALLEAQYELKQQARFPVIVLINGVEGAGKGETVKLLNEWMDPRMIDVLTFDQQTDEELARPPAWRYWRALPPKGRMGVFFGNWYSQMIQGRVHGHFKDAVLDQAITGAERLEQMLCDEGALIIKFWFHLSKKQMKARLKALKDDPLHSWRISPLDWQQSETYDRFVRFGERVLRRTSRDYAPWHVVEGVDPCYRSLAVGRILLESLQAALASNPKGKHQGNIAPLGRSIDQRSLLGALDMTLRLDKADYQEQLVTEQARLAGLLRHKHMRKHALIAVFEGNDAAGKGSAIRRVAAALDPRQYRIVPIAAPTEEERAQPYLWRFWRHLPPRGKFTIFDRSWYGRVLVERVEGFCAPVDWMRAYGEINDFEEQLVNAGGVLVKFWLAIDQQTQLERFEEREATPFKRYKITEEDWRNRDKWDDYAQAVGDMVDRTSTEIAPWTLVEANDKRWARVKVLRTINEALEAAFAKDKK from the coding sequence ATGTTCGAATCTGCGGAAATCGGTCACAGCATCGACAAGGAAACCTTTGAGGCCGAAGTGCCCGCCCTGCGCGAGGCGTTGCTCGAGGCGCAATACGAGCTCAAGCAGCAGGCGCGCTTCCCGGTGATCGTGCTGATCAACGGCGTCGAGGGCGCTGGCAAGGGCGAGACGGTCAAGCTGCTCAACGAGTGGATGGACCCGCGCATGATCGATGTGCTCACCTTCGACCAGCAGACCGACGAGGAACTCGCCCGGCCGCCCGCCTGGCGCTATTGGCGGGCATTGCCGCCGAAGGGACGGATGGGGGTGTTCTTCGGTAATTGGTACAGCCAGATGATCCAGGGACGGGTGCACGGGCATTTCAAGGATGCCGTGCTCGACCAGGCGATCACCGGTGCCGAGCGCCTGGAGCAGATGCTTTGCGACGAAGGCGCACTGATCATCAAGTTCTGGTTCCACCTGTCCAAGAAGCAGATGAAGGCGCGGCTCAAGGCACTCAAGGACGACCCTCTGCACAGCTGGCGCATCAGCCCGCTGGACTGGCAGCAATCGGAAACCTACGACCGCTTCGTGCGCTTCGGCGAGCGGGTGCTGCGCCGCACCAGCCGCGACTACGCGCCGTGGCACGTGGTCGAGGGCGTCGACCCGTGCTACCGCAGCCTGGCAGTGGGGCGCATCCTGCTTGAAAGCCTGCAGGCCGCACTGGCCAGCAACCCCAAGGGCAAGCACCAGGGCAACATCGCGCCGCTGGGCCGCAGCATCGACCAGCGCAGCCTGCTCGGCGCCTTGGACATGACCCTGCGCCTGGACAAGGCCGATTACCAGGAACAACTGGTGACCGAGCAGGCGCGTCTGGCCGGCCTGTTGCGCCACAAGCACATGCGCAAGCATGCCCTGATCGCGGTGTTCGAGGGCAATGACGCGGCCGGCAAGGGCAGCGCCATCCGCCGCGTGGCTGCGGCCCTCGACCCGCGTCAGTACCGCATCGTGCCGATTGCCGCGCCCACCGAGGAAGAGCGCGCCCAGCCGTATTTGTGGCGTTTCTGGCGGCATTTGCCACCGCGCGGCAAGTTCACCATCTTCGATCGCTCCTGGTATGGCCGGGTGCTGGTGGAACGGGTCGAGGGCTTTTGCGCGCCGGTCGACTGGATGCGCGCCTATGGCGAGATCAACGACTTCGAGGAGCAACTGGTGAACGCCGGGGGCGTACTGGTGAAGTTCTGGCTGGCCATCGACCAACAGACCCAGCTGGAACGTTTCGAGGAGCGCGAGGCGACGCCGTTCAAGCGCTACAAAATCACCGAGGAAGACTGGCGCAACCGTGACAAGTGGGACGACTACGCCCAGGCCGTGGGCGACATGGTCGACCGGACCAGCACCGAGATCGCGCCGTGGACGCTGGTCGAGGCCAATGACAAGCGCTGGGCGCGGGTGAAGGTGTTGCGCACCATCAACGAGGCGCTGGAAGCGGCGTTCGCCAAGGATAAAAAGTGA
- a CDS encoding DMT family transporter, whose translation MHITSGRWIHGLLLALLTALLWGILPIKLKQVLQVMDPITVTWYRLLVSGGLLLAWLGANRRLPSVQALGRKGKGLVLVAVCGLMGNYVLYLVGLNLLSPGTAQLVVQLGPVLLLVASVFVFKERFSLGQGIGLLVLLCGFGLFFNQRLDELLTSLGTYTTGVLTIVLATSIWVFYALSQKQLLTVWHSQQVMMVIYLSCALLLTPWVHPLEALQLTPVQGWLLLACCLNTLVAYGAFAEALAHWEASRVSATLALTPLVTLVAVAVSAWVWPEYVQAEGLNGLGYLGAVTVVLGSALVALGPSLVAGWRARRERLGQIG comes from the coding sequence ATGCACATCACTTCCGGGCGCTGGATCCATGGCCTGCTGCTGGCGCTTCTAACAGCGCTGCTCTGGGGCATCCTGCCGATCAAGCTCAAGCAGGTGCTGCAGGTCATGGACCCGATCACCGTCACCTGGTACCGCCTGCTGGTGTCCGGCGGCTTGCTGCTGGCCTGGCTGGGCGCCAATCGGCGGCTGCCGTCGGTGCAGGCACTGGGGCGCAAGGGCAAAGGCCTGGTGTTGGTGGCCGTGTGCGGGCTGATGGGCAACTACGTGCTGTACCTGGTGGGCCTCAACCTGCTCAGCCCCGGCACCGCGCAACTGGTGGTGCAGCTTGGCCCGGTGCTGTTGCTGGTGGCCAGCGTGTTCGTGTTCAAGGAGCGTTTCAGCCTGGGGCAGGGCATCGGCCTGCTGGTGCTGCTGTGTGGCTTCGGGTTGTTCTTCAACCAGCGACTGGACGAGTTGCTGACCTCGCTGGGTACCTACACCACCGGCGTGCTGACCATCGTTCTGGCGACCAGCATCTGGGTGTTCTATGCCCTGAGCCAGAAGCAACTGCTGACGGTGTGGCATTCGCAGCAGGTGATGATGGTGATCTACCTGAGCTGCGCGCTGCTGCTCACGCCTTGGGTGCATCCGCTGGAGGCGTTGCAGCTGACGCCGGTGCAGGGCTGGCTGCTGCTGGCGTGTTGCCTGAATACCCTGGTGGCCTATGGGGCGTTCGCCGAGGCACTGGCGCACTGGGAGGCGTCGCGGGTGAGTGCGACCCTGGCGTTGACGCCGCTGGTGACGTTGGTGGCGGTGGCGGTGTCGGCCTGGGTGTGGCCTGAGTATGTGCAGGCGGAGGGGCTCAATGGCTTGGGGTATCTGGGGGCGGTGACGGTGGTGCTGGGGTCGGCGTTGGTGGCCCTGGGGCCGTCGCTGGTGGCCGGTTGGCGGGCTCGACGGGAGCGGTTGGGGCAGATCGGTTGA
- a CDS encoding class II fumarate hydratase: MSRIETDSLGPVEVPEDAYWGAQTQRSLINFAIGKERMPLAVLHALALVKKAAARVNDRNGDLPADIARLIEQAADEVLDGQHDDQFPLVVWQTGSGTQSNMNVNEVIAGRANELAGKGRGGKTPVHPNDHVNRSQSSNDCFPTAMHIAAAQAVHHQLLPAIAELSSGLAELSARHHQLVKTGRTHMMDATPITFGQEVSAFVAQLDYAQRAIRATLPAVCELAQGGTAVGTGLNAPHGFAEAIAAELAALSGLPFVTAPNKFAALAGHEPLTSLSGALKTLAVALMKIANDLRLLGSGPRAGLAEVRLPANEPGSSIMPGKVNPTQCEALSMLACQVLGNDAAIGFAASQGHLQLNVFKPVIIHNLLQSITLLADGCRNFQQHCVAGIEPDAEQMAAHLERGLMLVTALNPHIGYDKAAEIAKKAYAEGKTLREAALELKYLSNEQFDQWVRPENMLAPGGKG; encoded by the coding sequence ATGAGCCGTATCGAGACAGACAGCCTGGGCCCGGTCGAAGTTCCTGAGGACGCCTACTGGGGCGCCCAGACCCAGCGGTCGCTGATCAATTTCGCCATCGGCAAGGAACGCATGCCGCTCGCCGTGTTGCACGCCCTGGCGCTGGTCAAGAAAGCCGCCGCGAGGGTCAACGACCGCAACGGCGATTTGCCTGCCGACATCGCCCGCTTGATCGAACAGGCCGCCGACGAAGTGCTCGATGGCCAGCACGACGACCAGTTCCCACTGGTGGTGTGGCAGACCGGCAGCGGCACCCAGAGCAACATGAACGTCAACGAGGTGATCGCCGGGCGCGCCAACGAATTGGCCGGCAAGGGCCGTGGCGGCAAGACGCCAGTACACCCCAACGACCACGTCAACCGCTCGCAGAGCTCCAACGACTGCTTCCCCACGGCCATGCACATCGCGGCAGCCCAGGCCGTGCACCACCAGTTGCTGCCGGCGATCGCCGAGTTGTCGTCGGGGCTGGCCGAGTTGTCGGCGCGCCATCACCAACTGGTCAAGACCGGCCGCACGCACATGATGGACGCCACGCCGATCACCTTCGGCCAAGAGGTCTCGGCCTTCGTCGCCCAGCTCGACTACGCCCAGCGGGCGATCCGCGCCACCCTGCCGGCAGTGTGCGAACTGGCCCAGGGCGGCACTGCCGTGGGCACCGGGCTGAATGCCCCGCATGGCTTCGCCGAAGCCATCGCCGCAGAGCTGGCGGCGCTGTCCGGGCTGCCGTTCGTCACCGCACCCAACAAGTTCGCCGCCCTCGCCGGCCATGAGCCGCTGACCAGCCTGAGCGGCGCCTTGAAGACCCTGGCGGTGGCGCTGATGAAAATCGCCAACGACCTGCGCCTGCTCGGTTCCGGCCCACGCGCGGGGCTTGCCGAGGTGCGCTTGCCGGCCAACGAGCCGGGCAGTTCGATCATGCCGGGCAAGGTCAACCCGACCCAGTGCGAGGCGTTGTCGATGCTGGCCTGCCAGGTACTGGGCAACGACGCCGCGATCGGCTTTGCCGCGAGCCAGGGGCATTTGCAGTTGAACGTGTTCAAGCCGGTGATCATCCACAACCTGCTGCAGTCGATCACCCTGCTCGCCGATGGTTGTCGCAACTTCCAGCAGCACTGCGTGGCGGGGATCGAACCTGATGCCGAGCAGATGGCGGCGCACCTGGAGCGTGGCTTGATGCTGGTGACGGCGCTCAACCCGCACATCGGCTATGACAAGGCGGCGGAAATCGCCAAGAAGGCCTATGCCGAGGGCAAGACCCTGCGCGAGGCGGCGCTGGAGTTGAAATACCTGAGCAACGAACAGTTCGACCAGTGGGTGCGGCCAGAGAACATGCTGGCGCCCGGTGGCAAGGGCTGA
- a CDS encoding DUF2059 domain-containing protein: MTRLRVLCAAVALVCASGQVLAATASHNAAAEKFLTLANADKLGTPVYMQVQQMFAQRFAQTKAPASKQPVLESYQAKANAALDNAIGWNKLKPKMVDLYTQTFTEQELKDLVKFYESPLGKKVLREMPKVTQQSAQLTQQNLEPAVPVVNKLLEDMTKELDPNAGKAAAPAKK, encoded by the coding sequence ATGACCCGTCTCCGTGTCCTCTGTGCTGCCGTCGCCCTGGTCTGTGCCAGCGGCCAGGTCCTCGCTGCCACCGCCAGCCACAACGCTGCCGCCGAGAAATTCCTGACCCTGGCCAATGCCGACAAGCTGGGTACCCCGGTGTACATGCAGGTCCAGCAGATGTTCGCCCAGCGTTTCGCCCAGACCAAGGCCCCTGCCTCCAAGCAGCCGGTGCTCGAGAGCTACCAGGCCAAGGCCAACGCCGCGCTGGACAACGCCATCGGCTGGAACAAGCTGAAGCCGAAAATGGTCGACCTGTACACCCAGACCTTCACCGAGCAAGAGCTCAAGGACCTGGTCAAGTTCTACGAATCGCCGCTGGGCAAGAAAGTCCTGCGTGAAATGCCCAAGGTCACCCAGCAGTCGGCCCAGCTGACCCAGCAGAACCTGGAGCCAGCCGTGCCTGTGGTGAACAAGCTGCTCGAGGACATGACCAAGGAGCTCGACCCGAACGCTGGCAAGGCCGCCGCGCCAGCCAAGAAGTGA
- a CDS encoding BolA family protein, with protein sequence MTMQQRIEQQLVALAPQHLEVLNESHMHSRGQETHYKAVIVSEQFAGLNSVKRHQKVYATMGELMGEIHALAIHTYTAEEWAKVGGAPASPVCAGGGH encoded by the coding sequence ATGACCATGCAGCAACGCATCGAGCAGCAGTTGGTGGCGCTGGCGCCGCAACACCTTGAAGTGCTCAACGAAAGCCACATGCACAGCCGTGGCCAGGAGACCCACTACAAGGCGGTGATCGTCAGCGAGCAATTCGCCGGGCTCAACAGCGTCAAGCGCCACCAGAAGGTCTACGCCACCATGGGTGAGCTGATGGGTGAAATTCACGCCCTGGCCATCCATACCTATACCGCTGAAGAGTGGGCCAAGGTAGGCGGGGCACCGGCTTCGCCGGTGTGCGCCGGCGGCGGGCACTGA